The Arachis ipaensis cultivar K30076 chromosome B07, Araip1.1, whole genome shotgun sequence genome includes a window with the following:
- the LOC107606627 gene encoding probable LRR receptor-like serine/threonine-protein kinase At3g47570, with amino-acid sequence MHLSHCIMIMIIFIMFLLSIASQIEYMTSAAVTMPLSSETDQMALLALKDKLTNGDPXXXPSWNKSLHFCEWEGVICSRRHKRVTSLQLQNQDLGGILAPSLGNLTFLREMSLTSINLHGHIPREVGHLKRLQILDLRQNNLHGEIPIEMINCSSLQVIILLYNNLTGEVPSWFGSMMQLTQLGLGANGFVGSIPPSLGNLSSLEKLSLAYNQLEGSITPTLGRLSTLKFLGLGVNKFSGQVPPSLYNLSNIQVLDFTENQLVGNFLSNLPMAFPNLEILLCGGNRFTGTFPSSISNLSELQQFQISKNVFYGPISPTVGSLHKLQIFNVGRNRFGNGRAHDLDFLSSLTNCTQLQKLGFYENYLGGVFPDIISNLSTNLVLLGMALNQISGRIPEGIGKLVNLATLDMEGNFLEGTIPDSIGKLKNLGVLWLDENKFYGNIPLVIGNLTMLSDVDLSSNKFEGLIPFTLGYCTNMQRFSAYGNNLSGNIPNQTFGYQQGLIQLSLYSNSFTGSIPSDLGNLNHLSILHLQDNKLIGEIPVRLSACTALTELVLERNSFHGSIPSFLGSLLSLEILDLSNNNFSSTIPHELVNLTFLNALNLSFNHLSGEVPVGGVFNNVTAISLVGNKDLCGGIPQLNLPTCSTLPLKKKHKRSVKKKVILIIAFGGVLISSVAFIISIYLLKKKQKRLSTPSLALQYGYVKVSYGELHQATNGFSSLNLIGTGSSGSVYRGTLLHFERPVAVKVLNLQTRGASKSFVSECKALGKLKHRNLLNILTCCSGVDYKGDDFKAIVFEFMPNGSLESLLHNNIEDSESTNRSLNLMQRVNIALDVAFALDYLHNDSEEAVVHCDVKPSNVLLDDDIVAHLGDFGLARLLHGHATSYTSSNQASSSVIKGTIGYLPPEYGAGGSVSPQGDIYSYGILLLEILTGKRPTDGMFGEDLSLHKFCKLAIPEGITEIVDSRLITPFDEGERRITQQKNMECLVSFARIGVACSEEFPTQRMNIKDVIMELHAIKQKLLP; translated from the exons ATGCACTTGTCGCACTGCATAATGATAATGATCATCTTCATTATGTTTCTCTTATCTATTGCTTCACAAATAGAGTACATGACATCTGCTGCAGTGACCATGCCCTTGAGTTCAGAGACCGATCAGAtggctttgcttgctttgaaaGACAAGCTTACCAATGGGGACCC NNNNNNNNTTCCATCATGGAATAAGTCTCTCCATTTTTGTGAATGGGAGGGGGTAATATGCAGTCGCCGCCACAAGAGAGTCACATCCTTGCAACTACAAAATCAAGATTTGGGTGGCATTCTTGCACCTTCCTTGGGTAATCTAACATTCCTCAGGGAGATGAGTCTTACTAGCATCAACTTACATGGTCATATTCCAAGAGAAGTTGGTCATTTGAAGAGACTGCAGATTCTTGATTTGAGGCAAAATAATCTTCATGGAGAGATTCCTATAGAGATGATAAATTGTTCAAGCCTTCAAGTAATTATATTGCTATACAATAATCTAACTGGCGAAGTTCCTTCATGGTTTGGTTCTATGATGCAACTTACTCAACTGGGGCTTGGAGCCAACGGGTTTGTTGGTAGTATCCCACCTTCATTGGGAAATCTCTCATCTCTTGAGAAGTTGTCACTTGCATACAATCAATTGGAAGGAAGCATAACTCCAACTTTGGGTAGGTTGTCAACTTTGAAATTTTTGGGTTTGGGTGTAAATAAGTTTTCTGGTCAAGTTCCTCCTTCACTTTACAACCTTTCAAATATTCAAGTTCTTGATTTCACGGAAAACCAGTTAGTGGGTAATTTTCTCTCAAATTTACCTATGGCTTTTCCCAATCTTGAGATACTTTTGTGTGGAGGGAACCGATTCACCGGTACTTTTCCATCTTCAATATCCAACCTTTCTGAACTACAACAGTTTCAAATATCCAAAAATGTTTTTTATGGACCAATTTCTCCTACCGTAGGAAGTTTACACAAACTCCAGATATTTAATGTTGGACGGAATAGATTTGGGAATGGAAGAGCTCATGATTTGGATTTCCTTTCCTCATTGACTAATTGTACTCAATTGCAGAAATTAGGCTTTTATGAAAATTATTTAGGTGGAGTATTTCCAGATATCATAAGCAACTTATCAACAAATCTCGTTTTGCTTGGTATGGCGTTGAATCAAATATCTGGAAGGATACCAGAAGGAATTGGAAAACTAGTCAACCTAGCAACACTTGATATGGAGGGCAATTTTCTTGAGGGAACAATTCCAGATTCAATAGGAAAGCTAAAAAATCTTGGAGTGTTGTGGTTGGATGAAAATAAGTTCTATGGCAACATCCCTCTTGTCATTGGTAACCTTACTATGCTGTCTGACGTTGATCTGAGCTCAAATAAATTTGAAGGACTCATTCCCTTTACACTTGGATACTGCACCAACATGCAAAGATTTTCTGCATATGGAAACAACCTAAGTGGTAATATACCCAATCAAACATTTGGCTACCAGCAAGGTCTAATACAATTGTCTTTATACTCCAACTCTTTTACTGGCTCCATTCCTTCTGATCTTGGAAACTTGAACCATCTTTCCATCTTGCATTTACAAGATAACAAGCTAATTGGTGAGATTCCCGTGAGGCTTAGTGCTTGCACTGCTTTAACGGAGCTGGTACTAGAAAGAAACTCATTCCATGGAAGTATACCTTCATTCTTGGGATCTCTACTATCCCTTGAAATCTTGGACCTTTCTAATAACAACTTCTCAAGCACAATCCCACATGAACTTGTGAATCTCACGTTTCTGAATGCTTTGAACTTATCTTTTAACCATCTCTCTGGTGAGGTCCCGGTAGGAGGGGTATTCAATAATGTCACAGCAATATCACTCGTCGGAAACAAAGATCTTTGTGGTGGAATACCTCAATTGAATCTCCCTACATGCTCTACGTTGCCCTTAAAGAAGAAACACAAGAGATCTGTTAAAAAGAAAGTCATCCTCATAATCGCATTTGGAGGGGTTCTAATCTCTTCCGTTGCCTTTATTATTAGTATATATCTTCTCAAGAAGAAGCAAAAAAGGTTATCCACTCCTTCTCTAGCTTTGCAATATGGCTATGTGAAGGTTTCTTATGGAGAGCTACATCAAGCAACCAATGGATTTTCTTCCTTAAATTTAATTGGCACAGGAAGCTCTGGCTCAGTATATAGAGGAACCCTTCTCCATTTTGAGAGACCTGTTGCTGTGAAGGTGTTGAATCTTCAAACACGCGGAGCATCGAAGAGTTTCGTGTCCGAATGCAAAGCTCTAGGAAAATTGAAGCACAGAAACCTTCTCAATATATTGACCTGTTGTTCAGGTGTTGATTACAAAGGGGATGATTTCAAGGCCATAGTGTTTGAGTTCATGCCTAATGGGAGTTTAGAAAGCTTGTTGCACAACAACATTGAAGATAGCGAGTCCACAAATCGGAGTCTCAACCTGATGCAAAGAGTAAATATTGCTCTTGATGTAGCTTTTGCATTGGATTATCTTCACAATGATTCAGAGGAAGCTGTAGTTCACTGTGATGTTAAGCCAAGTAATGTTCTACTTGATGATGACATTGTTGCTCACCTGGGAGACTTTGGGTTAGCTAGGCTTCTTCATGGGCATGCCACAAGCTATACTAGTAGTAATCAAGCTAGTTCCTCTGTTATTAAGGGAACCATCGGATACCTTCCACCAG AGTATGGAGCAGGTGGGTCAGTATCACCACAAGGAGACATCTATAGCTATGGAATTCTTCTTTTGGAAATACTAACCGGAAAGAGACCAACGGATGGCATGTTTGGTGAAGATTTAAGCCTACACAAATTCTGTAAACTGGCAATTCCAGAAGGAATTACTGAGATTGTTGATTCAAGATTGATAACTCCGTTTGATGAAGGAGAAAGAAGGATCACACAACAGAAAAACATGGAGTGTTTAGTGTCTTTTGCTAGGATTGGAGTTGCATGTTCTGAAGAGTTCCCCACTCAACGGATGAACATTAAAGATGTCATAATGGAGCTGCATGCAATTAAACAGAAACTGCTTCCTTAG